The following are encoded together in the Tatumella ptyseos genome:
- a CDS encoding FaeA/PapI family transcriptional regulator codes for MSKKDEVLKVVSDLCDKHYSKEIKRGQLPDLELWPKTRDISDKCDSSIYVTRSLLLQLVEEGKIIKSPQLYSNSLRWFIKGPR; via the coding sequence GTGAGTAAAAAGGATGAAGTATTGAAGGTAGTTTCTGATTTATGTGATAAGCATTACAGTAAAGAAATTAAACGCGGACAGCTACCCGATTTAGAATTATGGCCTAAAACGCGTGACATCTCCGATAAATGTGATTCGAGCATTTACGTTACAAGAAGTTTGCTTCTTCAACTTGTTGAAGAGGGGAAAATAATAAAATCCCCTCAGCTATACAGTAATTCTCTTCGTTGGTTCATTAAAGGACCACGCTGA
- a CDS encoding acyltransferase family protein, with product MIIYDKSNLASITALRGISVILVVLYHYSWFVHPLETTFLRRGYIGVDIFFIISGFLACHTTKKLGASPFNAIKYFLQRLARIYPAYLIVTLLYVSVYYFRGFENLSLWSVIKSLCFFPQSSQTGPSYGSPVVEVGWTLNYEFFFT from the coding sequence ATGATTATTTATGATAAAAGTAACTTAGCATCAATCACCGCCCTACGGGGGATTTCTGTAATTTTAGTGGTGCTTTATCATTATAGTTGGTTTGTTCATCCTTTGGAAACGACCTTTTTGCGTAGAGGCTATATAGGTGTCGATATATTTTTTATTATTAGTGGGTTCTTAGCTTGTCATACTACTAAAAAATTAGGTGCATCACCTTTTAACGCTATAAAATACTTTTTGCAGAGATTGGCCCGTATCTATCCAGCGTATCTTATCGTCACACTACTTTACGTCTCAGTTTATTATTTTCGTGGGTTTGAAAATTTAAGCCTTTGGTCAGTGATTAAAAGTCTCTGCTTTTTCCCTCAATCTTCACAGACCGGCCCTTCATACGGTTCACCCGTGGTAGAGGTGGGCTGGACGTTGAATTACGAGTTTTTTTTTACATAG
- a CDS encoding autotransporter domain-containing protein, whose protein sequence is MKKSIHLLVFLSCFSPTSFAFENVVSFGDSLSDGGNLDFFGSRTRYISGDDSLLYNEIIALDFTGKKLEVSSAGGTNYSTSGATASNTPLLIHKTEKQLNEYLSINEGKANKNNLYIFWAGANDITADVEMSLLKLKFNALFSEGDHYLLSDAPRLVANQVGTLLERGAGLVVVPNLPNAGLSPWTATALFGFSQMLLGGNILDLPSLYKIQDDALRQQGNVYGEELRQKAIITSLHNVLSNYGLNLPETLVANVYRTLLSLENRLTQQFNYDLESSLANLKGNIAYVDSYNLFQEMIDDPLTYGFDNILVPICQIGVGAPFCNSSHPSWHDDQTYLFSDWFHPSPEAHKIIAQYISSLLSAPLLITQLEKPMQSLMLGQHSFLMSQLAFFRQNRLKNSKYHMFGGYQDNLITIGSSSKQSMGRSNLGVIIEANDYLSVGGALSMGSKTSVRLGPQLQTHYTDRMMSLYGQLLLGKSWFSTQVSVGDVKFNDITRTIALGKATRKERGGSKGNHLSGSINGGYDFTLGEQLLHGPALSVLYRKGKVNGFVEKSSSSSAMQFSRHRFADSYLSTGWRFAWKNKPVKPFFEINYIHPIYKKETLINGGLKNTATSFTSKTNLADSSTINVKLGTIFDINNSIQAFITADVPKIKKEISDVYYSAGFNFTF, encoded by the coding sequence ATGAAAAAATCAATTCATTTACTGGTTTTTTTGTCTTGTTTCTCTCCGACTTCTTTTGCTTTTGAAAACGTGGTGAGCTTTGGAGATAGCTTAAGCGATGGTGGTAATTTGGATTTCTTTGGTTCAAGAACGAGATATATTTCTGGTGATGACTCTCTCCTCTATAATGAAATTATCGCTTTAGATTTTACTGGTAAAAAGTTAGAAGTAAGTTCAGCGGGAGGAACCAATTATTCAACCTCTGGTGCGACAGCGAGTAACACTCCTCTTCTTATTCATAAGACCGAGAAACAACTCAATGAGTATTTAAGTATTAATGAGGGTAAAGCCAATAAAAATAACTTGTATATTTTTTGGGCTGGTGCCAACGATATCACGGCTGATGTTGAGATGAGTTTACTAAAGTTAAAATTTAATGCACTTTTCAGTGAAGGTGATCATTATCTTCTATCAGATGCCCCACGCCTTGTTGCCAATCAGGTGGGTACACTACTAGAAAGGGGAGCAGGCTTAGTTGTCGTTCCTAACCTCCCCAATGCAGGACTAAGCCCTTGGACAGCCACCGCACTATTTGGTTTTTCACAAATGCTGTTGGGGGGAAATATTTTAGATCTACCCAGCTTGTATAAGATTCAAGATGACGCATTACGCCAACAGGGTAATGTCTATGGAGAAGAACTCAGACAAAAAGCTATTATTACCTCTTTACATAATGTTCTTAGTAACTATGGGTTAAACTTACCTGAAACCCTGGTTGCAAACGTCTACCGTACTCTACTTTCACTCGAGAATCGTTTAACTCAACAATTTAACTACGATTTAGAATCCAGTCTTGCCAACCTAAAAGGCAATATTGCTTATGTAGATAGTTATAATTTATTTCAAGAAATGATTGATGATCCGTTAACTTATGGCTTCGACAACATTTTAGTACCGATATGCCAAATTGGTGTAGGGGCGCCGTTCTGTAATTCGTCACATCCATCATGGCATGATGACCAAACTTATCTCTTTTCCGATTGGTTTCATCCTAGTCCTGAAGCACATAAAATTATTGCACAATATATATCCTCTCTACTCAGTGCACCTCTACTGATCACTCAGCTTGAAAAGCCTATGCAAAGTTTGATGCTAGGCCAACACAGTTTTTTAATGTCTCAATTAGCGTTCTTCCGGCAAAATAGGTTGAAAAACAGCAAATACCATATGTTCGGGGGATATCAAGATAATTTGATCACGATAGGCTCGTCATCAAAGCAGTCGATGGGCCGCAGTAATTTAGGAGTCATTATTGAAGCCAATGATTATTTATCGGTGGGCGGAGCGCTGAGTATGGGGAGTAAAACTTCAGTTCGTTTAGGGCCACAATTGCAGACTCATTATACAGACAGAATGATGTCATTATACGGTCAATTACTATTAGGCAAGAGTTGGTTTTCGACACAAGTCAGCGTTGGTGATGTGAAATTCAACGATATAACGCGTACCATTGCTTTAGGCAAGGCCACGAGAAAAGAACGAGGGGGGTCAAAAGGGAATCATTTAAGTGGTTCAATAAATGGCGGTTATGATTTCACTCTTGGCGAACAGTTACTTCATGGGCCAGCTCTCTCTGTGCTCTATAGAAAGGGTAAAGTTAATGGGTTTGTCGAAAAATCTTCAAGCAGCAGTGCGATGCAGTTCAGTCGTCACCGTTTTGCTGATAGCTACCTCTCTACTGGTTGGCGATTTGCCTGGAAAAATAAGCCTGTAAAACCTTTCTTTGAAATAAACTATATTCATCCCATTTATAAAAAAGAAACACTCATCAATGGAGGGTTAAAAAACACCGCAACAAGTTTTACTTCTAAAACCAATCTTGCAGATAGTTCTACTATTAATGTTAAATTAGGGACAATATTTGACATTAATAATAGTATTCAAGCTTTTATCACCGCAGATGTTCCTAAGATAAAAAAGGAAATTTCCGACGTATATTATTCTGCGGGATTTAATTTTACTTTCTGA